In one window of Enterobacteriaceae endosymbiont of Plateumaris rustica DNA:
- a CDS encoding anaerobic C4-dicarboxylate transporter family protein, translating to MIFIELIIILLLIYMGCKSGGMALGLFGTFGVLILTVFFHKKIGNIPFDVIEIILSVIITISTVKLSGGIEYLVFYMNKILSKNKKYIIIVSPIMTYCITLLSGTGHTALSIFPVIINISKKNGIKPVYPLSISVVASQIGVTASPISASLIYLSKILDPLGISYNQLLIILIPSTFISILITSIIISLYNIKKKNSLNTYNFSCNKKIQNKKNGKYSILLFLIGIITILIYNILCDYIFSNQMKILSRTESIIIFMLTTALIISIICKIKIKKITSTNIFKSGINACICVMGVSWLGDTFIKSHIHEMKFIILNIVQQYPWMLSIILFFITSLFYSQAATTKAIIPSLITLGISPKIIIGSFTAISALFLFPIYPTILSAVEMDDTGSTKIGNYVFNHSFLIPGIIITSLSIILSFFIERMIL from the coding sequence ATGATTTTTATTGAATTAATTATTATTTTATTACTCATATATATGGGTTGTAAGTCAGGTGGTATGGCATTAGGTTTATTTGGAACTTTTGGAGTATTGATTTTAACAGTATTTTTTCATAAAAAAATTGGTAATATTCCATTTGATGTAATAGAAATAATTTTATCTGTAATAATTACAATTTCTACAGTAAAATTATCTGGAGGTATAGAATATTTAGTATTCTATATGAATAAAATTTTATCTAAAAATAAAAAGTATATTATAATTGTTTCTCCTATAATGACTTATTGTATTACTTTATTGTCAGGAACAGGACATACGGCACTTTCAATATTTCCTGTTATTATTAATATATCTAAAAAAAATGGTATAAAACCAGTATATCCATTATCAATATCTGTAGTAGCATCTCAAATTGGAGTTACAGCATCACCTATATCTGCATCATTAATATATTTATCTAAAATATTAGATCCATTAGGAATTAGTTATAATCAATTATTAATCATTCTAATTCCATCAACATTCATATCAATTTTAATTACTTCAATAATAATTAGTTTATATAATATTAAAAAAAAAAATTCGTTAAATACTTATAATTTTTCTTGTAATAAAAAAATACAAAACAAAAAAAATGGTAAATATTCAATATTATTATTCTTAATAGGAATTATAACAATTCTTATATATAATATATTATGTGATTATATTTTTTCTAATCAAATGAAAATTCTATCAAGAACTGAATCAATAATAATATTCATGTTAACAACTGCATTAATAATATCTATTATATGTAAAATTAAAATAAAAAAAATTACTAGTACAAATATTTTTAAATCAGGTATTAATGCTTGTATTTGTGTAATGGGAGTATCGTGGTTAGGTGATACTTTTATTAAATCACATATTCATGAAATGAAATTTATTATCTTAAATATAGTACAACAATATCCTTGGATGTTATCTATTATTTTATTTTTTATAACATCTTTATTTTATTCTCAAGCAGCAACAACAAAAGCTATAATTCCAAGTTTAATCACTTTAGGTATCTCTCCTAAAATTATAATAGGATCTTTTACTGCTATTTCAGCTCTTTTTTTATTTCCAATATATCCAACTATATTATCTGCAGTAGAAATGGATGATACTGGTTCAACTAAAATAGGTAATTATGTTTTTAATCATTCTTTTTTAATTCCAGGAATTATAATTACTAGTTTATCAATTATATTAAGTTTTTTTATAGAAAGAATGATATTATAA
- the fabA gene encoding bifunctional 3-hydroxydecanoyl-ACP dehydratase/trans-2-decenoyl-ACP isomerase, producing MVYRKNFFSKKELIIASHGKLFNNENPKLSSSKMLLIDQIVKITKYGGTHNKGYIEANLYINPNIWFFSYHFINDPIMPGCLGLDSMFQLVGFYLGWLGCKGKGRALGVKNVKFIREILPTSKKLTYCINFKRIININYIIGIANGIALSNNKLVYKANNLKVGLL from the coding sequence ATGGTATATAGAAAAAATTTTTTTTCTAAAAAAGAATTAATTATTGCTAGCCATGGAAAATTATTTAATAATGAAAATCCAAAATTATCATCTAGTAAAATGTTATTAATAGATCAAATTGTTAAAATTACAAAATATGGAGGAACACATAATAAAGGATATATAGAAGCAAATTTATATATTAATCCTAATATATGGTTTTTTTCTTATCATTTTATTAATGATCCTATTATGCCAGGATGTTTAGGATTAGATTCAATGTTTCAATTAGTTGGTTTTTATTTAGGATGGCTAGGATGTAAGGGTAAAGGTAGAGCTTTAGGAGTAAAGAATGTGAAATTTATTAGAGAAATATTACCTACATCTAAGAAATTAACTTATTGTATTAATTTTAAACGAATTATTAATATAAATTATATTATTGGCATAGCAAATGGAATAGCATTATCTAATAACAAATTAGTATATAAAGCTAATAATTTAAAAGTAGGTTTATTATAA